A window from Nitrospiraceae bacterium encodes these proteins:
- a CDS encoding YihY/virulence factor BrkB family protein has protein sequence MPVQPLRFLIDLGKSFLHNGCASLAASLAFFSLLSLFPLVFLLLYGLSFVVSQEVISEQVLLSFLKGFLPSLGEHVAEELHRVGSLETVRWAVFLAFAWFGALVFYEIDYALNVVFESTWRRHPLISTMIAVASLGAMGLLLIVSYVATQTVNFLISYAPQLWGLDLIALAAHNFFLTYTLPFGLAFVAVTVLYRFVPRRRPQWREAMIGALTFSLLWVSAKLLFVTYGTYATIYTHLYGSLFEVILLLLWVYYSSALLLIGAGVAHSLQQRALAVSAAAEKSSHPDPAVL, from the coding sequence GTGCCCGTGCAACCCTTGCGGTTTCTCATCGACCTCGGAAAATCATTTCTCCATAACGGGTGTGCAAGTCTGGCGGCATCGCTGGCCTTTTTTTCCCTGCTCTCGCTCTTCCCGCTTGTGTTCCTGTTATTGTACGGGCTGAGTTTTGTCGTGAGTCAGGAGGTCATCAGCGAACAGGTCTTGCTCAGCTTCCTCAAGGGATTCCTTCCGTCCCTGGGAGAACATGTGGCAGAAGAGCTCCATCGAGTCGGCTCCTTAGAAACCGTCCGTTGGGCTGTCTTCCTTGCATTTGCGTGGTTCGGCGCACTGGTGTTTTATGAAATCGACTACGCCTTGAACGTCGTCTTCGAAAGCACCTGGCGTCGGCACCCTCTCATCTCCACGATGATTGCGGTAGCCTCGCTGGGCGCCATGGGTCTGTTGCTGATCGTATCGTATGTGGCCACTCAAACCGTGAATTTTCTGATCTCCTATGCCCCTCAATTGTGGGGGCTGGACCTGATCGCGCTCGCAGCCCACAACTTTTTCCTCACCTATACCTTGCCCTTCGGCCTCGCCTTTGTGGCGGTGACGGTGTTGTATCGCTTCGTCCCGCGGCGTCGACCGCAATGGCGTGAAGCCATGATCGGCGCCCTCACATTCAGCCTGCTGTGGGTCTCCGCCAAGCTGCTGTTCGTGACTTATGGCACCTACGCTACGATCTACACCCATCTGTACGGATCGCTCTTCGAGGTGATTCTCTTGCTCCTATGGGTATATTACTCCTCAGCTCTGTTGCTGATAGGGGCCGGAGTGGCTCACTCTCTCCAGCAACGTGCCCTTGCGGTTTCGGCTGCGGCTGAAAAATCTTCTCACCCGGACCCCGCTGTGCTCTAG
- a CDS encoding polysaccharide deacetylase family protein, which translates to MRLARVRRLCTIVLALTLILIVPAESQVIKSGPPACPGVALTFDLCPVRGGTGYDQALIDYLIERKIPATFFLSGKWITKHDDQVRALLRIPFFEVGTHGEVHAHLPMHPAEEQKQEILGPVRLLKTKYGHDATLFRPPYGEFNDETVDVVHGLGLQFILWNAVSGDPDPTLSAAQIDDRLKRFVRKGSVVVMHANGRGIHTREAVEYLDQQLLPQRGLIPMTVSDLLNCKQTTP; encoded by the coding sequence ATGCGTCTGGCTCGTGTGCGTCGGCTATGCACGATCGTCCTGGCTTTAACGCTGATCCTTATCGTGCCGGCGGAAAGTCAGGTGATCAAGTCTGGTCCGCCGGCCTGTCCCGGCGTGGCGCTCACCTTCGACCTCTGCCCGGTTCGCGGCGGGACCGGCTACGATCAGGCGCTCATTGACTATTTGATCGAGCGAAAAATCCCCGCCACCTTCTTTCTGTCCGGTAAATGGATCACCAAGCATGATGATCAAGTACGGGCGCTTCTCCGGATTCCCTTCTTTGAAGTGGGCACTCACGGTGAGGTTCACGCCCATTTACCGATGCATCCGGCCGAGGAGCAAAAACAGGAAATCCTCGGACCGGTCCGGCTGCTCAAAACCAAGTACGGCCATGATGCGACCTTGTTTCGTCCCCCCTACGGCGAGTTCAATGACGAGACAGTTGACGTCGTCCATGGGCTCGGTCTTCAGTTCATTTTGTGGAATGCGGTGTCCGGTGACCCGGATCCAACACTCTCTGCCGCACAGATCGATGATCGGCTGAAGCGGTTTGTCCGTAAAGGTAGCGTGGTCGTCATGCATGCCAACGGAAGGGGCATCCACACACGCGAGGCTGTGGAGTATCTTGATCAACAGCTCCTGCCGCAACGTGGCTTGATTCCAATGACCGTCAGCGATCTCTTGAACTGTAAGCAGACGACGCCATGA
- a CDS encoding GNAT family N-acetyltransferase — MTNLTIRQMKPEDCPAVIALLIDSEPWKRLGYTAADWDQYFAAIPRGRDSYVADLDGTVAGIAVVRQKFLLGDYLELFGVADWARGKGVGGHLLGEIESMVFARAKNLFICVSDFNEPARRFYQKHGYQEIGSIPNLLIHGAAEVLIRKTTGPGMKDRGR, encoded by the coding sequence ATGACCAATCTCACCATCCGTCAGATGAAGCCCGAAGATTGTCCGGCAGTGATTGCCCTGCTGATCGACTCCGAGCCGTGGAAACGGCTTGGTTATACTGCTGCCGATTGGGATCAGTATTTTGCGGCGATCCCCCGGGGACGCGACAGCTACGTGGCCGATCTTGACGGGACGGTGGCGGGCATCGCGGTCGTCCGACAGAAATTCCTGTTGGGCGACTACCTGGAGCTTTTCGGAGTGGCCGACTGGGCGAGAGGTAAAGGGGTCGGGGGACATCTGCTCGGAGAGATCGAGTCGATGGTCTTCGCCAGAGCCAAGAACCTCTTTATCTGCGTGTCAGATTTCAATGAACCGGCTCGGCGGTTCTATCAGAAACACGGATATCAGGAGATCGGCTCAATACCGAACCTTTTAATCCATGGTGCGGCGGAGGTGCTCATCAGAAAAACGACAGGACCAGGAATGAAAGACAGAGGAAGGTAG
- a CDS encoding VOC family protein encodes MRVKKLLHTRMRVSDMDQTIRFYTTVLGLEVLEQKVSPRGSHLAFLKVPNSDELIELCSFPASGPVKVQEDLVHLAFQVDNLDETIRQLEGKGIRITDGPTKTSSGNRFIFIDAPDGYEVELIERPPGVKIV; translated from the coding sequence ATGCGTGTCAAGAAGCTCCTCCACACTAGAATGCGCGTCAGCGATATGGATCAGACGATTCGTTTCTACACCACGGTGCTCGGCCTCGAAGTACTCGAGCAGAAGGTATCACCGCGGGGCTCACATCTGGCATTCCTCAAAGTGCCCAACAGCGACGAGCTCATCGAGCTCTGCAGCTTTCCAGCCAGCGGGCCGGTCAAAGTCCAGGAGGACCTCGTTCATTTGGCGTTCCAGGTCGACAACCTCGACGAGACCATCAGGCAGCTCGAGGGGAAAGGGATCAGGATTACCGACGGTCCCACGAAGACCTCATCCGGCAATCGCTTCATTTTTATCGACGCTCCGGACGGCTACGAAGTCGAGCTCATCGAACGGCCGCCGGGTGTGAAGATTGTCTGA
- a CDS encoding PAS domain S-box protein, whose amino-acid sequence MDTRIDTSRQTSDDVVSLRQRVAELEQTIAQQRLADAALRERQVHFQTLYEDTPAMAFVLSMDGTILSLNRYGAEQLGYTPEELVGQSVLQIFDPADHHAVLRQLTVCGHTSDSTMGWELQKVRKDGSRLWVRETARTIRDAAGSPTILVVCEDITTRKTAEEELRVTAQKLQALIHACPLAVMSLDNESETVTLWNPAAEAMFGWHADETLGRPTPFLPPSQHYESGHMWDDLITSGAVSGVEFRRVRKDGIPIDISLWATVLKNEHGTVTDTIGFLADITARKQVEASLRESEQAIRALQETISRPALTFDQRIQAMLELGCRRFKLPIGLVTRVEGKSLVITHVSSQETHIVAGTVLPLNQTYCHATLTAEEPVCFEQASASEWRNHPGYTTLEIECYIGTKLVGLNSIHGTICFVAPTPYATRFTDADKDFLLLMAQWIGHEQDRQESERALKQQESLLRAVIDTATDAIFMKDTKGRYRLINAAGAKTIGKPVEEVIGKTDQELFPPETAKRLMENDQQVLIGGSQHHFEAVIPFQGEPRTFSSIKTPHRDPQGNVIGLVGVSRDITDQKLLEEQRSKSERLFASFMENLPGLAWIKDTAGRYVYLNGAFERAFDVKLLDWKGKTDFEVWPRPVANQFTANDRQVLSTNAPILTVETAPQADGNHASLVSKFPIPNEQGSPILVGGVAVDITERKQAEEALRLTQFAVDRAADLAFWIDREARFAYVNDAACQRLGYTRHELLSMTVADVDPNYQTESWPQHWEALRRTGQLRFETMHRTKTGELYPVEVVANYATFEGKAYNFAFARDISEQKRAEAALRDSEARWKTLFEHAGVGIAQLSLTGQFLRANARLCQTLGYSSKTLCQHSFHEITHPDDLALNLRLLDELMTSTRPSFSMEKRYRRNDGVWLWATSTVSLVRSTSGTPTYFIKVIEDISERKQAEEALQQSEARLHRFVADAPVGLVIMDAQKRILSANKAFCALTGYTESEIIGSTYALYTHPDDLPENLVLTDEFFQGKRSGYAHEKRYVRKPGDIIWVAVKTTSTELPGHVGPLLLAVVENITERKQAMDERERISQDLHDDVLQSLYAVGMGLEATKGRLKPISRSTAKRLEGSVAQLNGVIHEVRSFIPRMQKSSRADGSFEQALRSLVGSFTATGSGDIAITIDAAASAALPLDHCRDVISIAKEAISNSLRHAKARRRTITFHRHRSTLRLEITDNGRGFQPSRSRKGLGLSNMRTRAKKLGARLKIDSAPGQGTRIIMDLPVR is encoded by the coding sequence ATGGATACCCGTATCGATACGTCACGCCAGACATCGGATGACGTCGTCAGCTTGCGGCAGCGCGTCGCCGAGCTTGAGCAGACCATCGCGCAGCAGCGACTCGCAGATGCCGCGCTGCGCGAACGTCAGGTTCATTTTCAGACTCTCTACGAGGACACGCCTGCGATGGCGTTCGTTCTGTCCATGGACGGAACGATTCTCTCGCTCAACCGGTACGGCGCCGAACAGTTGGGCTATACCCCCGAGGAGCTGGTCGGCCAATCAGTCTTGCAAATTTTCGACCCTGCCGACCACCACGCTGTGCTCAGACAACTGACCGTTTGTGGACACACTTCCGACAGCACCATGGGCTGGGAGTTGCAGAAGGTTCGGAAGGACGGCTCTCGCCTCTGGGTTCGGGAAACAGCACGGACCATCCGAGATGCGGCGGGATCACCAACCATCCTCGTCGTCTGCGAGGACATTACCACGCGCAAGACCGCCGAAGAGGAGTTGCGCGTCACGGCTCAGAAACTCCAAGCGCTCATCCACGCTTGTCCGCTCGCAGTCATGTCGCTCGACAACGAAAGCGAGACGGTGACGCTCTGGAATCCAGCCGCTGAAGCCATGTTTGGGTGGCACGCCGACGAGACGTTGGGCCGACCAACTCCATTTCTGCCTCCCTCGCAGCATTACGAATCGGGCCACATGTGGGACGATCTGATCACCAGTGGAGCGGTGTCCGGCGTGGAGTTCCGTCGAGTCCGCAAGGATGGGATACCGATCGACATTTCCTTATGGGCAACCGTGCTGAAGAATGAACATGGGACTGTCACCGACACCATCGGCTTCCTGGCCGATATCACCGCCCGCAAGCAGGTCGAGGCCTCATTGCGAGAGAGCGAACAGGCCATTCGTGCACTGCAGGAAACGATCTCTCGACCCGCGCTGACTTTCGACCAGCGTATCCAAGCGATGCTGGAATTGGGTTGCCGTCGGTTTAAACTTCCCATCGGACTCGTGACGCGCGTCGAAGGCAAGAGCCTTGTCATCACCCATGTCTCGTCCCAAGAAACACACATCGTCGCCGGTACGGTCCTCCCCCTCAACCAGACGTACTGTCATGCCACGCTCACAGCGGAGGAGCCGGTTTGTTTCGAGCAGGCCTCGGCGTCCGAGTGGCGAAATCATCCTGGCTATACGACGTTGGAGATCGAGTGTTATATCGGAACGAAGCTGGTCGGGCTCAATTCGATCCATGGGACGATCTGTTTCGTCGCTCCCACCCCGTACGCGACTCGTTTCACCGATGCGGACAAGGACTTTCTCTTGCTGATGGCACAATGGATCGGCCATGAGCAGGACCGCCAGGAATCGGAACGGGCATTGAAACAACAGGAGAGTCTGTTGCGTGCCGTCATCGACACCGCCACCGACGCGATTTTTATGAAAGATACGAAGGGCCGATACCGGCTCATCAACGCCGCCGGTGCAAAGACCATCGGTAAACCGGTGGAGGAGGTCATCGGGAAAACCGATCAAGAATTATTCCCGCCTGAAACCGCCAAACGACTCATGGAGAATGACCAGCAGGTGCTGATCGGAGGGTCACAACATCACTTTGAGGCTGTCATTCCATTCCAGGGAGAACCCCGAACGTTTTCATCGATCAAGACGCCGCACCGGGATCCTCAAGGGAACGTGATCGGGCTCGTCGGTGTCTCACGCGATATCACCGATCAAAAACTGCTTGAAGAGCAACGGAGCAAGAGCGAGCGGCTGTTCGCCTCGTTCATGGAAAACCTGCCGGGCCTTGCCTGGATCAAAGATACGGCCGGGCGGTATGTGTACCTGAATGGCGCGTTTGAACGAGCCTTTGACGTCAAGCTGCTGGATTGGAAAGGAAAAACCGATTTCGAGGTGTGGCCAAGGCCTGTCGCCAACCAGTTCACGGCCAATGATCGTCAGGTCCTCTCGACGAATGCTCCGATTTTGACCGTGGAAACAGCACCGCAGGCGGATGGAAATCACGCCTCACTCGTCAGCAAATTCCCCATTCCTAACGAACAAGGGTCTCCCATTCTCGTCGGAGGGGTTGCGGTTGACATCACCGAACGCAAACAGGCCGAGGAGGCCCTGCGGTTGACGCAATTTGCGGTGGATCGCGCTGCCGATCTTGCCTTCTGGATCGACCGCGAGGCGCGCTTCGCGTACGTCAACGACGCGGCCTGTCAACGACTCGGCTACACACGTCACGAGTTGTTGTCGATGACGGTTGCAGATGTGGACCCGAATTATCAGACGGAATCGTGGCCCCAACATTGGGAGGCACTTCGTCGTACGGGCCAGCTTCGCTTCGAGACCATGCACCGGACGAAAACCGGCGAGCTCTATCCCGTGGAGGTCGTCGCCAACTACGCGACGTTCGAAGGCAAAGCGTATAACTTCGCCTTCGCCCGCGACATCTCCGAACAGAAACGGGCTGAGGCTGCGTTGCGCGACAGCGAAGCGCGTTGGAAAACGCTGTTCGAGCATGCAGGAGTCGGCATTGCGCAGCTCAGCTTGACCGGACAATTTCTGCGCGCCAATGCCCGCCTCTGCCAGACACTGGGTTATTCATCCAAAACGTTGTGTCAACATAGCTTCCACGAAATCACACATCCGGACGACTTGGCATTAAACCTCAGACTCCTGGATGAGTTAATGACCAGCACACGCCCGTCCTTCTCGATGGAGAAACGGTATCGCAGAAACGATGGTGTGTGGTTGTGGGCTACTTCGACCGTCTCGTTGGTTCGCTCGACCTCCGGCACCCCGACCTACTTCATCAAGGTGATCGAGGACATTTCGGAGCGGAAGCAGGCTGAAGAGGCACTCCAGCAGAGCGAGGCGCGACTCCATCGATTCGTGGCAGACGCGCCGGTCGGATTGGTCATCATGGACGCGCAGAAGCGGATCTTGAGTGCCAACAAGGCCTTTTGCGCCCTGACAGGGTATACGGAGTCAGAGATCATCGGCAGCACCTATGCCCTCTATACCCACCCCGACGATCTGCCGGAGAATCTGGTACTAACCGACGAATTTTTCCAGGGTAAACGGTCAGGCTACGCGCATGAGAAACGGTACGTCAGGAAACCCGGCGACATCATCTGGGTGGCCGTCAAGACCACCAGTACCGAATTACCGGGCCATGTCGGCCCCCTCTTGCTCGCCGTCGTTGAAAATATCACCGAACGAAAGCAGGCGATGGATGAGCGCGAGCGGATCAGCCAAGATCTTCATGACGACGTGCTCCAATCGCTGTACGCCGTCGGCATGGGATTGGAAGCGACGAAAGGCCGACTCAAACCGATCTCCCGCTCCACCGCGAAGCGGCTTGAAGGGTCCGTCGCCCAGCTCAACGGTGTCATCCATGAAGTACGAAGCTTCATCCCCCGCATGCAGAAGTCCTCTCGGGCAGACGGGAGTTTCGAGCAGGCTCTTCGATCCCTGGTCGGATCGTTCACGGCAACCGGTTCGGGAGACATTGCCATCACGATCGACGCCGCGGCGTCGGCTGCTCTACCGCTCGATCATTGTCGAGACGTCATCAGCATCGCGAAAGAAGCCATCAGCAACAGCTTGAGACACGCGAAGGCTCGTCGTCGCACCATTACCTTTCACCGGCACCGGAGCACACTGCGGTTGGAAATCACGGACAACGGGCGCGGATTTCAACCGAGCCGGTCGCGGAAGGGGCTGGGGCTGTCCAACATGCGGACCAGGGCGAAAAAGTTGGGGGCACGATTGAAGATCGATTCAGCGCCGGGCCAAGGCACCAGAATTATCATGGATCTTCCTGTGAGATAA
- the dapF gene encoding diaminopimelate epimerase, translating into MKNGFFRGHGLGNDYLVVDPRALTFKLTPKNVLLLCNRNWGLGSDGILALVPSKKANFGLRIFNPDGSEAEKSGNGLRIFARYLHATGKTKKKRFTVETKGGLVTIGLHVDRHGDASAATVEMGHATFEPSALPCTLAVEELLRQPIQAAGRSLQFTGVSVGNPHCVIFKEAGESWSREDLLSLGPALEHHAIFPKRTNVQLAVPTGPKEIFILIWERGAGETQASGSSSCAAASAAVRLGLVQSPVTVRMPGGALNIEVNADFSLTMKGPVAEVARGTLSPSFVRTLR; encoded by the coding sequence ATGAAAAACGGATTTTTCCGGGGCCACGGCCTTGGCAACGACTATCTCGTAGTCGACCCGAGAGCGCTCACGTTTAAGCTCACGCCAAAGAACGTTCTGCTCCTCTGCAATCGCAATTGGGGCCTCGGGAGCGACGGTATTCTGGCGCTGGTCCCGAGCAAGAAGGCCAACTTTGGGTTGCGCATCTTCAACCCCGACGGCAGTGAAGCGGAAAAATCGGGGAATGGTCTCCGGATCTTCGCTCGATATCTTCATGCAACCGGCAAGACGAAGAAGAAGCGCTTCACCGTGGAGACAAAGGGTGGCCTCGTCACGATCGGTCTCCACGTGGACCGTCATGGAGACGCCAGCGCCGCGACAGTCGAAATGGGACATGCAACGTTTGAACCGAGCGCCCTCCCCTGCACACTCGCGGTCGAGGAACTCCTCCGACAACCGATCCAAGCGGCTGGGCGTTCGCTCCAGTTCACCGGCGTCAGCGTCGGCAACCCCCATTGCGTCATTTTCAAAGAGGCCGGAGAGTCGTGGTCGCGCGAAGACCTCTTGTCGCTCGGGCCCGCATTGGAGCATCACGCGATCTTCCCGAAACGAACGAATGTTCAACTGGCGGTGCCGACCGGACCGAAAGAAATCTTCATCCTGATCTGGGAACGGGGAGCCGGTGAGACGCAAGCCTCCGGGTCCTCTTCTTGCGCAGCCGCCAGCGCCGCCGTGCGGCTGGGCTTGGTCCAAAGCCCCGTCACGGTGAGGATGCCCGGCGGCGCGTTGAATATTGAAGTGAACGCCGACTTCAGTCTCACCATGAAGGGTCCGGTGGCGGAGGTGGCCCGCGGAACCCTGAGTCCCTCATTCGTGCGGACGCTGCGCTGA
- the uvrC gene encoding excinuclease ABC subunit UvrC — translation MATSIDLQSKLAHLPDQPGVYLFKDAAGEILYIGKAASLADRVRSYFLKGADHSPKTTLLVSQIADLETIVTRSELEALILESNLIKRHRPKLNIVLRDDKHYPYLRLPIKEDFPRLSIVRRVQKDGALYYGPYTPAGALRETLKVIKKVFPLATCTIKIDGTAERACIEFEIKRCMAPCTGNQSKEDYQKIVAQVRQFLEGRDRELLDDLTAQMTAAAEQEEFEEAARLRDRLFKVERTLEKQRVTQTNDTDQDVVGVARQGTAVDLQLLFVRGGLLIGRKDFFWPQAADAGDEELVRSAIEQFYNIDGRPPKELLLPVELNDVALIEEWLSDKRGDKVRLVAPERGMKHQLLLLAEENAVASVAEHLRDELLDRQAVDELQRLLRLDHPPERIEGFDISNTMGNQSVASMVVWERGQLKKSDYRRFKIQTVVGANDFASMQEVVLRRYRDTEDLARPDVVLIDGGLGQLAAAREGLKQAGQPNMAIIGLAKARGEKDERIFLPGRKNPITLRANSPATHLVQRIRDEAHRFAITFHRRLRGKALLASQLDQIIGIGEIRRTSLLKRFKTLEGLTAASDEDLRATGLNSQTIQDLRAQLGTRTATGS, via the coding sequence ATGGCTACTTCAATCGACCTCCAATCCAAACTCGCTCACCTACCCGACCAGCCCGGCGTGTACCTCTTCAAGGATGCGGCGGGCGAGATCCTCTACATCGGCAAGGCTGCGTCTCTGGCCGATCGTGTACGGTCCTATTTTCTCAAAGGCGCCGACCACTCGCCGAAAACCACTCTCTTGGTGAGCCAGATCGCGGACCTCGAAACCATCGTCACCCGGTCGGAATTGGAAGCGCTCATCCTGGAAAGCAATCTGATCAAGCGCCATCGACCCAAACTCAACATCGTGCTTCGCGACGATAAACACTACCCCTATCTTCGCCTGCCGATCAAAGAGGATTTTCCCCGGCTGTCGATCGTCCGTCGCGTCCAGAAGGACGGGGCGCTCTATTACGGCCCCTATACTCCAGCCGGCGCATTACGCGAGACGCTCAAAGTCATCAAGAAGGTCTTCCCTCTCGCGACTTGCACGATCAAGATCGACGGCACGGCGGAACGGGCCTGCATCGAATTTGAAATCAAGCGCTGCATGGCACCCTGCACCGGTAATCAATCGAAGGAGGACTACCAGAAGATCGTTGCGCAGGTTCGACAGTTCCTCGAAGGACGCGACCGTGAATTGCTCGACGATCTGACCGCACAGATGACGGCAGCGGCGGAGCAGGAGGAGTTCGAAGAGGCCGCGCGATTGCGCGACCGGCTCTTCAAGGTCGAACGCACTCTGGAGAAACAACGGGTGACGCAAACGAACGACACCGACCAGGACGTGGTCGGTGTCGCACGCCAGGGAACAGCCGTCGATCTCCAGTTGCTGTTCGTCCGTGGCGGTCTCTTGATCGGTCGCAAAGACTTCTTTTGGCCTCAAGCAGCGGACGCCGGCGATGAAGAGCTCGTCCGATCGGCAATCGAGCAGTTCTACAACATAGACGGACGGCCGCCCAAGGAACTGTTGCTCCCCGTCGAGCTCAACGATGTGGCGCTGATCGAAGAGTGGCTCTCGGACAAACGGGGAGACAAGGTCCGGCTGGTGGCACCGGAACGGGGGATGAAACACCAATTGCTCTTGCTTGCGGAGGAGAATGCCGTCGCGTCGGTGGCCGAGCATCTCAGAGACGAGCTGCTCGATCGGCAGGCGGTGGACGAACTTCAGCGCCTCTTGCGCCTCGATCACCCTCCGGAGCGCATTGAGGGGTTCGACATTTCCAACACGATGGGGAACCAATCCGTCGCATCGATGGTCGTCTGGGAACGGGGCCAGTTGAAGAAATCGGACTACCGGCGGTTTAAGATCCAGACGGTCGTCGGTGCCAATGACTTTGCCAGCATGCAGGAGGTGGTGCTACGACGTTATCGAGACACCGAGGACCTCGCTCGACCTGACGTCGTCCTCATCGACGGAGGGCTCGGACAACTGGCAGCTGCCAGGGAGGGGTTGAAACAGGCAGGCCAACCGAATATGGCCATCATCGGTCTCGCGAAAGCCCGCGGCGAGAAAGACGAACGGATTTTCCTGCCTGGGCGAAAAAACCCCATCACCTTGCGGGCGAACTCACCGGCCACTCATCTCGTTCAACGCATCCGAGACGAAGCTCATCGGTTTGCGATTACCTTTCACCGAAGGCTGCGAGGCAAGGCCCTTCTTGCCTCCCAATTGGATCAAATCATCGGGATCGGAGAAATTCGTCGCACCTCCCTGCTGAAACGGTTCAAGACACTGGAGGGCCTCACGGCCGCGTCGGACGAAGATCTCCGGGCGACGGGATTGAATTCTCAGACCATTCAGGACCTTCGCGCACAGCTGGGCACCAGGACAGCCACCGGCTCGTAA
- a CDS encoding response regulator transcription factor — MRPQRESLVTILLVDDHEVVRIGLRALLDAVPGFRVVGEGTTKREAITGAVRLKPTVALLDIRLPDGSGIDAAREILSACPTTNVAFLTSYADDDSVLAAVLSGAQGYILKDIGSDNLVRAVRTVASGKPLLDPRLTNQTRTWVKNLSRPGQTSLTPSLSPQEQRLLPLIAEGHTNKEIAEAMQLSEKTVKNYLANLFSKLHISRRSQAAAFYVRRSTSDATRPE; from the coding sequence ATGCGACCTCAGCGGGAAAGCCTCGTTACCATCTTGTTGGTCGACGATCACGAAGTCGTCCGTATCGGGCTACGTGCATTGCTGGACGCGGTACCGGGGTTCCGGGTCGTTGGCGAAGGAACGACGAAACGCGAAGCCATCACCGGCGCCGTTCGACTCAAGCCCACCGTCGCCTTGTTGGATATTCGCCTCCCTGACGGCAGTGGGATCGATGCCGCCCGTGAGATCCTCTCGGCCTGTCCAACCACGAATGTGGCGTTCCTGACGAGTTATGCCGACGACGACAGTGTCCTGGCTGCGGTCCTGTCAGGTGCCCAGGGTTACATCCTGAAGGATATCGGATCTGACAATCTCGTGAGGGCGGTGCGGACCGTCGCGAGCGGAAAGCCTCTCTTGGATCCTCGTCTCACGAACCAAACCAGAACCTGGGTTAAAAACCTCTCCCGTCCCGGCCAAACCTCTTTGACCCCGTCGCTCTCTCCGCAAGAACAGCGTCTCCTGCCGCTGATCGCCGAAGGTCACACCAACAAAGAAATTGCCGAGGCCATGCAGCTCAGCGAAAAGACCGTGAAAAACTACCTGGCTAATCTCTTTTCGAAACTCCATATTTCCCGACGTTCCCAGGCCGCCGCCTTCTATGTGCGGAGGTCAACCTCGGACGCCACCCGTCCCGAATAG